From a region of the Jatrophihabitans sp. genome:
- a CDS encoding primosomal protein N', whose protein sequence is MTADRTDAPSLPGLAARAAVRRAPRPPRDRQPAELLPVARVAVDSPLPHLDRPFDYLVPAELDEVVVPGSRVRVRFAGRLIDGWVLRRLEASEHDGRLSYLERGVGDEPVLTAETAELFRTVADRWAGTFADVLRLAVPPRHARAESAVAVEAAVAPAAPDPDGWARYRAGAAWLSGVQAGRPVRAVWNAVPGEDWPARIAEAAQAALAGGRGVLVVVPDGRDISRVDAALQAALPKGSHVVLSADLGPEARYRRWLAVRRGAVRAVLGNRSAVFAPVADLGLVVIWDDGDDLHAEPRAPYPHARDVAVLRAAGTGAALLVAGFARTAEAALLVESGWAQPIVADRAVLRAAAPRIVALGDEVELERDPVARSTRLPALAFRTARAALAAGSPVLVQVPRRGYAPTLACAKDRTPARCRHCSGPLAAASRQGLPSCRWCGRPAADWRCPKCGADRLRAMVVGSTRTAEELGRAFPGVVLRVSAGDSVLADIPAGPALVVATPGAEPVAPDGYGAALLLDGWALLSRPDLRAAEEAMRRWANAAALVRGDGTVIVGADASLAVVQALLRWDPAGHAERELADRRELHFPPISRMAALVGAPADVAELLSLSQLPGSAEELGSVPVQAVRGGQPTEHIRSLLRVPRPDGVALAEALHAAAAVRSARKSGGAVRIMLDPLELF, encoded by the coding sequence GTGACCGCCGACCGCACGGACGCTCCCAGCCTGCCCGGGCTGGCGGCGCGGGCGGCCGTCCGCCGGGCTCCGCGGCCGCCGCGGGACCGCCAGCCGGCTGAGCTGCTGCCGGTGGCGCGGGTGGCCGTCGACTCGCCGTTGCCGCACCTGGACCGACCCTTCGATTACCTGGTGCCGGCCGAGCTGGACGAGGTGGTGGTTCCCGGGTCCCGGGTCCGGGTGCGGTTCGCCGGCCGGCTGATCGACGGCTGGGTGCTGCGGCGGCTCGAGGCCAGCGAGCACGACGGCCGGCTGTCCTACCTGGAGCGGGGCGTCGGCGACGAGCCGGTGCTGACCGCTGAGACGGCCGAGCTGTTCCGCACGGTGGCCGATCGGTGGGCCGGCACCTTCGCCGACGTGCTGCGGCTGGCGGTGCCGCCCCGGCATGCCCGTGCCGAGTCGGCGGTGGCAGTCGAGGCCGCGGTTGCGCCTGCGGCGCCTGATCCGGACGGCTGGGCGCGCTACCGGGCCGGCGCTGCCTGGCTGAGCGGGGTGCAGGCCGGCCGGCCGGTGCGGGCGGTGTGGAACGCGGTGCCGGGGGAGGACTGGCCGGCCCGGATCGCCGAGGCGGCGCAGGCGGCGCTGGCCGGCGGTCGGGGGGTGCTGGTGGTGGTGCCCGACGGGCGCGACATCAGCCGGGTCGACGCGGCGCTGCAGGCGGCGCTGCCCAAGGGCTCGCACGTGGTGCTGAGCGCCGATCTGGGACCCGAGGCCCGTTACCGGCGGTGGCTGGCGGTGCGGCGCGGGGCGGTCCGGGCGGTGCTCGGCAACCGGTCGGCAGTGTTCGCGCCGGTGGCCGACCTGGGGCTGGTGGTGATCTGGGACGACGGCGACGACCTGCACGCCGAGCCCCGCGCGCCCTACCCGCATGCCCGCGACGTCGCCGTGCTGCGAGCCGCCGGCACCGGCGCGGCGCTGCTGGTGGCCGGCTTCGCCCGGACTGCGGAGGCGGCGCTGCTGGTCGAGTCGGGCTGGGCGCAGCCGATCGTCGCCGACCGGGCGGTGCTGCGGGCCGCCGCGCCCCGGATCGTGGCGCTGGGCGATGAGGTGGAACTCGAACGCGACCCGGTCGCCCGGTCGACCCGGTTGCCGGCGCTGGCCTTTCGAACCGCCCGGGCCGCGCTGGCCGCCGGCAGCCCGGTGCTGGTGCAGGTGCCCCGGCGCGGTTACGCGCCGACCCTGGCGTGCGCCAAGGACCGGACGCCGGCCCGCTGCCGGCACTGCTCCGGGCCGCTGGCGGCGGCGTCGCGGCAGGGGCTGCCGTCCTGCCGGTGGTGCGGCCGGCCGGCGGCGGACTGGCGCTGCCCCAAGTGCGGCGCCGACCGGCTGCGGGCGATGGTGGTCGGCTCGACCCGGACCGCCGAGGAGCTGGGCCGGGCGTTTCCGGGGGTGGTGCTGCGGGTGAGCGCCGGTGATTCGGTGCTGGCCGACATCCCGGCCGGGCCGGCGCTGGTGGTGGCGACGCCGGGCGCTGAGCCGGTCGCCCCGGACGGGTACGGCGCGGCGCTGTTGCTGGACGGCTGGGCGTTGCTGTCCCGGCCCGACCTGCGGGCGGCGGAGGAGGCGATGCGGCGCTGGGCGAACGCGGCGGCGCTGGTGCGCGGCGACGGCACCGTGATCGTCGGCGCTGACGCCTCGCTGGCGGTGGTGCAGGCGCTGCTGCGGTGGGACCCGGCCGGGCATGCCGAGCGTGAGCTGGCCGACCGGCGTGAGCTGCACTTTCCGCCGATCAGCCGGATGGCTGCCCTGGTCGGCGCGCCGGCTGACGTCGCCGAGTTGCTGTCGCTGAGCCAGCTGCCTGGTTCGGCCGAGGAGCTCGGCTCGGTGCCGGTGCAAGCTGTTCGCGGCGGCCAGCCGACCGAGCACATCCGCAGCCTGTTGCGGGTGCCGCGGCCGGACGGGGTGGCGCTGGCCGAGGCCCTGCACGCCGCGGCGGCCGTCCGATCAGCGCGCAAGTCCGGGGGAGCGGTGCGGATCATGCTTGACCCGCTTGAGTTGTTCTGA